From the genome of Streptomyces sp. NBC_01304:
CTGGGTGCCCGAGCCCACCGCGTCCAAGCTGGTGGCCGAGGGCGGCAAGGTCCTCCTGGACGAGAAGAAGCTCTGGAAGGACGGGAAGTTCGTCATCACGAACATCATCGTCCGCCAGGAGTTCCTGGAGAAGCACCCGGACGTGGTGGAGGCCGTGCTGCGCGGCTCGGTGAAGACCAACGCGTGGATCAAGGCGAACCCGGACGACGCCAAGAAGGCGATCAACGCCCAGCTGAAGGCCGACTCCGGCAAGGAACTGCCCGCCGAGGTCATCGACCCCGCCTTCAAGAACGTCGACTTCATCGACGACCCGCTGGCCTCCACCCTGAGTGACGAGGCCGACCACGCGGTCAAGGCCGGGCTCCTGAAGAACCCGCTCCTGGACGGCATCTACGACCTGCGACCGCTCAACAAGGTCCTTGAGGCCGCAGGTCAGCCCACCGTCGGCGACGCCGGTCTCGGCACCAAGTAAGCAACGCCAACCCGCTCCCAGGAGGTGACGCACATGGCCACCACGCTCACCAAGGCCGCCACGGCCGGCACGGACAGCCCCGCGGTGTCGTCGTATGCCGCGCGCATCGACCACGTCTCCAAGTCCTTCGGCCGGCCGGGCGCCGCGCAGCTCGTCCTCGACGACATCAGCATCGATGTCGCACCGGGCGAGTTCGTCACCCTCCTGGGAGCCTCCGGGTGCGGCAAGTCGACCCTGCTCAACCTGGTCGCCGGTCTCGACAAGCCGTCCGCCGGGGAGATCGACGTCCCCGGCGGGCGCCCGGCCCTGATGTTCCAGGAGCACGCGCTGTTCCCCTGGCTCACGGCCGGCAAGAACATCGAACTCGCCCTGAAGATGCGCGGCCTGCCCAAGTCGGACCGGCGTGACGAGGCCGAGCGGCTGCTCGAACTGGTCCGCCTCAAGGGCGCGTACGGCAAGCGTGTGCACGAGCTGTCCGGCGGCATGCGCCAGCGCGTCGCCCTGGCCCGTGCGCTCGCCCAGGACAGCCAACTGCTCCTGATGGACGAACCGTTCGCCGCGCTCGACGCCATCACCAGGGACGTACTGCACGACGAGCTCACCCGTATCTGGCGTGAGACGAACCTGTCCGTCCTCTTCGTCACCCACAACGTCCGGGAGGCCGTGCGGCTCGCCGAGCGGGTCGTGCTGCTCTCCTCCCGACCGGGCCGCATCGCCCGCGAATGGCGGGTCGGCATCCCGCAGCCGCGCCGCATCGAGGACTCCGCCGTCGCGGATCTGTCCGTCGAGATCACCGAACAACTGCGGGGGGAGATCCGCCGACATGGCCAGCACTGAAACAAAGGTCGCCGGGGACCCGGCGACCACCGACTCCGATCAGCTCGCAGGTCTGGAGGCCGGGCTCGACGCCCTGGAGACCCGGACCGCCCAGCGGACCCCGATCGGCAAGATCCTGCTCGCCAAGGTCGTCCCGCCGGTCGTGGCGGTCGCCCTCGTGCTGATCGCCTGGCAGCTCGCGTACCACTTCGAGGTGAAGGAGCACTATCTGCTCCCGAGCCCGGCGGACGTCGGGCGCACCCTGCAGGAGAAGTGGCTCGACGGCACGCTGCTCGACTTCGTGTGGACGAGCCTGTCGCGCGGCGCGCTCGGCTTCGTGATCTCCGTCCTCATCGGTACGCCGCTGGGTCTGATCGTCGCCCGCGTCAAGGTGGTCAGGGCCGCGATCGGGCCGATCCTGTCCGGGCTGCAGTCCCTGCCGTCCGTGGCCTGGGTGCCGGCCGCGATCATCTGGTTCGGGCTGAGCGACGCCACCATCTACGCCGTGGTGCTGCTCGGCGCGGTGCCGTCGATCGCCAACGGCCTGGTCGCGGGCGTCGACCAGATCTCGCCGCTGTATCTGCGAGCGGGGCACGTCATCGGTGCGCGGGGTCTGCAGGGGGTGCGCCATGTGCTCCTTCCGGCCGCGCTGCCCGGGTACATCGCGGGGCTCAAGCAGGGCTGGGCGTTCTCCTGGCGCTCCCTGATGGCCGCCGAGCTGATCGTGAACGCCCCCGACCTGGGGGTCGGTCTCGGCCAGCTCCTTGAGCAGGGCCGTGAGCTGCAGGACATGTCCTGGGTGCTCAGCGCGATCCTGCTGATCCTGATCGTGGGCATCGGCGTCGAGCTGCTGCTCTTCGCCCCCCTCGAGCGGCGCGTGCTGCGCAGCCGCGGTCTCCTTGTGAAGAGCTGAACCGTCATGCAGCACAGTCGGCCGCACCTCCGCGCTCCCGCCCTTCTCGTGGTCGCCCACGGCAGCCGCGACCCGCGGCACGCCGCGACCGTGCACGCCCTGGTGCGCCGGGTGCGGGCGATGCGGCCGGGCCTGCGGGTGGAGACGTCCTTCCTGGACTTCAACGCGCCGACCGTGCCCCGCGTCCTGGAAGGCCTGGCGGCCGACGGCGTGACGGAGGTGGTGGCGCTTCCCCTCCTGCTCACCCGGGCCTTCCATGCGAAGGCCGACATCCCCGCCGTACTGCACGAGGCGAGCGCACGGCTGCCGCAGCTGCGGATACGGCAGGCCGAAGTGCTCGGCCCCTCGCCGCTGCTGCAAGCCGCCCTGGAGCGGCGGCTGTACGAGGCCGGGCTGACGCCCGGCGACAAGAGCTCGACCGGGGTCGTCCTGGCCTCGGCGGGCTCCACAGACCCGGAGGCGATCGCAGTGATCGCAGAAATCGCGCGGGAGTGGCGGCGTACCGGTTGGTGCGCCGTGCGGCCTGCGTTCGCCTCCGCATCTCTGCCCCGCACCGAGGACGCGGTGCGGCAGCTGCGCGCCGAGGGCGTGCACCGGGTGGCGGTGGCGCCCTACGTCATCGCCCCCGGCTTCCTGCCGGACCGCATCGACCGGGGCGCCCGGGAGGCGGGCGCGGACGTGCTGGCCGATGTCCTGGGCGCGGCACCGGAGTTGGCACGGCTGCTGCTGGCCCGGTACGACGGGGCCGCCCGGTACCACGGGGCGCAGGTGCCCTCGCTGGTCTCCGCGTCGCTCACGGCGTGAGCGGGCGCGAAGAACACGAAGAACACGAACGAGCCCTCATCGCGTGGGTCCTCACGGCGCGACCGGTATCGCCGGCCGCCCCTTCTCATAGACGGTGAGCCCTTTGGCCAGCCCCAGCGGCACCAGGACCAGCTCCACCACGAGCGCCTTCCACGCGTAGACGAGGTTGACCGTCTTGGTCGCGTACACACAGGGCAGGTCGGCGAGGACCCGCATCACCGACAGGCGGCGTCTGCGGGCGGCGTAGATCAAAGGTGGTGCGGTGAGCAGCAGTTCGGCCCCCGCCCACCAGCCGACGGACTCCGGCAGCGACTGTCCGGTCGTGGCCGCGGCGATGAACGGCGTGGCCCACCACAGCGGCGCGGTGAGGATCTCCAGCAGGGCGAGCAGGACCCAGAGCGCCAGTATCGGCTTGTGCGTGATCAGTTGGCCCAGGTGCAGCCGTACGTTCTGACAGAACCCCGCCATCCAGCGCCACACCTGCTTGCGCAGATAGGTGAGGCTCTCCGGATCCGCCGCCCAGGCCTGTGCCCCGCTGACGTACAGCGCGCGCCTGCCCTGGATCTGTATCGACCAGGTGAAGTCCATGTCCTCGACGATGGTGCGCTCGGGGAAGCCCCCGAAGGCGACCAGGTCCGCGCGCCGGAACACCGAGCAGCAGCCGGAGCACACCATGGGGCTGCCCGCGCGGTGCTGGATCGGGCGGTGCCAGTGGAAGCCGAAGAGATACTCGACCGCCCGGCCCCGCTCCCAGACCGTCCGGGTGTGGCGCGTCTGGACGTTGCCCGCGGCGACGGCCACCTCGGGGTCGGCGAAGACCGGCAGCATCCGCTCGACGTAGTCGGGCGCGAGTACCGTGTCCGCGTCGACCGCAAGCACCAACTCCGTGTCGCAGTAGGGCAGTGCGTGGTTCTGCGCCTTCGCCTTGCTGCCCAGGTTGCGCGGCGGTCTGAGGACGGTCACGCCGTACGACGCGGCCACCTCGCCCGTGCGGTCGGCCGAGCCGTCATCGACGACGATGACCCGGTCCGGCGGGTGTGTCTGGCGCACCAGCGAGTCGAGGGTGGCCGGGAGGCCCGCCTCCTCGTTGTGCGCCGGGACGATCACCGTGATGCTGTTCCGGTTCCGACTTTCCGTGCTCTGCCTTGCCATGCCCTGTTCCCCCGAACCCGAGCTTCCCGATGGTGCGGCTCGTCAGTACGGCCAGGGCGACCAGGCCGTATACGAGCGTGCTGATGCCGATGAACGGCAGTCCTCCGTGCATCTCTCCTCCCCCGTGCGGGCGGTCATTTCCGACATCGATCACGCTAGCCCGGATCGACGAAACGCAACCGGAGGGGAGAATTCCTGTGGATAACTCGGCTCAAGTGGATAACTCGGGGCGAGCAGAAGCCACTTGAGGCGAGGTTGCTCAAGGGAAAGGCGAGGCTCCCCAAAGGAGACGCCGGGCGAAGCTCAGTCGAAGTTCAGCTTCCCCGTCCGCTCCCGCTTCAGCTCGAAGAAGTTCGGCTGCCCCGCCAGGATCCGCACCGCC
Proteins encoded in this window:
- a CDS encoding ABC transporter ATP-binding protein gives rise to the protein MATTLTKAATAGTDSPAVSSYAARIDHVSKSFGRPGAAQLVLDDISIDVAPGEFVTLLGASGCGKSTLLNLVAGLDKPSAGEIDVPGGRPALMFQEHALFPWLTAGKNIELALKMRGLPKSDRRDEAERLLELVRLKGAYGKRVHELSGGMRQRVALARALAQDSQLLLMDEPFAALDAITRDVLHDELTRIWRETNLSVLFVTHNVREAVRLAERVVLLSSRPGRIAREWRVGIPQPRRIEDSAVADLSVEITEQLRGEIRRHGQH
- a CDS encoding glycosyltransferase family 2 protein, yielding MARQSTESRNRNSITVIVPAHNEEAGLPATLDSLVRQTHPPDRVIVVDDGSADRTGEVAASYGVTVLRPPRNLGSKAKAQNHALPYCDTELVLAVDADTVLAPDYVERMLPVFADPEVAVAAGNVQTRHTRTVWERGRAVEYLFGFHWHRPIQHRAGSPMVCSGCCSVFRRADLVAFGGFPERTIVEDMDFTWSIQIQGRRALYVSGAQAWAADPESLTYLRKQVWRWMAGFCQNVRLHLGQLITHKPILALWVLLALLEILTAPLWWATPFIAAATTGQSLPESVGWWAGAELLLTAPPLIYAARRRRLSVMRVLADLPCVYATKTVNLVYAWKALVVELVLVPLGLAKGLTVYEKGRPAIPVAP
- a CDS encoding sirohydrochlorin chelatase, whose protein sequence is MQHSRPHLRAPALLVVAHGSRDPRHAATVHALVRRVRAMRPGLRVETSFLDFNAPTVPRVLEGLAADGVTEVVALPLLLTRAFHAKADIPAVLHEASARLPQLRIRQAEVLGPSPLLQAALERRLYEAGLTPGDKSSTGVVLASAGSTDPEAIAVIAEIAREWRRTGWCAVRPAFASASLPRTEDAVRQLRAEGVHRVAVAPYVIAPGFLPDRIDRGAREAGADVLADVLGAAPELARLLLARYDGAARYHGAQVPSLVSASLTA
- a CDS encoding ABC transporter permease; this translates as MASTETKVAGDPATTDSDQLAGLEAGLDALETRTAQRTPIGKILLAKVVPPVVAVALVLIAWQLAYHFEVKEHYLLPSPADVGRTLQEKWLDGTLLDFVWTSLSRGALGFVISVLIGTPLGLIVARVKVVRAAIGPILSGLQSLPSVAWVPAAIIWFGLSDATIYAVVLLGAVPSIANGLVAGVDQISPLYLRAGHVIGARGLQGVRHVLLPAALPGYIAGLKQGWAFSWRSLMAAELIVNAPDLGVGLGQLLEQGRELQDMSWVLSAILLILIVGIGVELLLFAPLERRVLRSRGLLVKS